A genomic window from Fusarium oxysporum Fo47 chromosome X, complete sequence includes:
- a CDS encoding Formate/nitrite transporter-domain-containing protein, translated as MSNPLVVSISNLAAYTPQETIELVSRSGVKRGNMRPDKVFLSAVSAGCLLGFGCGVSLCAMTAPWYTENAPGLVKLFGAGVFPLGLVLVVLTGADLFTATTMFTLTAVLQGRLPIRKMLLHWFLCFFGNLAGSLFVMSIIMGYGGVFDASPYKEVVISFASKKQISPQVHQIFLKAIGCNWLVCLAVFLGIQAKDLASKVIGMWWPIFAFVVLGLEHVVANMFYMSLAIWLKTPDLTVGLYIWKGMIPATIGNIIGGGMFVGVYYWYMYLFDEDPVKIDGVEYQGPHVDSHMHMHFLANRNKSTVTDEESRIESAPVSVPASVLAK; from the exons ATGAGCAACCCACTCGTGGTTAGCATCTCCAACCTGGCGGCTTACACGCCCCAAGAAACAATCGAGCTTGTTTCCCGTTCTGGCGTCAAGAGAGGCAACATGCGTCCAGACAAGGTCTTTCTCTCTGCTGTCTCCGCGGGAtgtcttcttggctttggctgtGGCGTCTCGCTATGTGCCATGACAGCCCCCTGGTACACTGAGAACGCGCCCGGTTTGGTAAAGCTTTTTGGCGCTGGTGTTTTCCCTCTGGGCCTAGTGCTTGTTGTGCTTACAGGCGCGGACTTGTTTACTGCAACTACTATG TTTACCTTGACTGCTGTCCTTCAAGGTCGGCTTCCGATCCGAAAGATGCTGCTGCATTGGTTCCTTTGCTTTTTCGGCAATCTTGCAGGATCGCTATTTGTCATGTCCATCATTATGGGAT ATGGCGGAGTTTTTGATGCATCACCCTACAAAGAAGTCGTCATTTCATTCGCCAGCAAGAAACAAATCTCTCCCCAAGTTCATCAAATCTTCCTCAAAGCAATCGGCTGCAACTGGCTCGTCTGCCTCGCCGTATTCCTCGGCATCCAAGCCAAGGATCTCGCCTCCAAGGTCATCGGCATGTGGTGGCCCATCTTTGCTTTCGTTGTCCTCGGCCTCGAACACGTTGTCGCCAATATGTTCTACATGTCTCTCGCCATTTGGCTCAAGACACCTGATCTTACTGTTGGACTGTACATCTGGAAGGGCATGATCCCAGCAACGATTGGTAACATTATTGGCGGTGGCATGTTTGTCGGCGTGTACTACTGGTACATGTACTTGTTTGACGAGGACCCTGTTAAgattgatggtgttgagtaCCAGGGTCCCCATGTGGACTCTCACATGCACATGCACTTCCTTGCAAACAGAAACAAGAGTACC